The DNA region GCGACCTCAAAGGCGCGCATGAACGGCATGTCGAGAACCTCGGCGACATGCTCGATCGCAGGGCGCGGCAGCCAGCCGCCCGATTGACGTTGTGCAAGATCGAGCAAGGCCAGGACCGCACTCGCCTGTCGCCCCTTCGGGTAGCGGGCGATGAATTTGTCCGCCTTCGCACGATTTTCGGGCGTGAAGGCAAACCCGTTCGAGGCACCGGCGCCTGCGCTTGTCACCGATCGATCTCCCCGAAAACGATGTCCATGGATCCCAGGATGGCGACCGCGTCGGCCAGCATGTGGCCCTTGCTGCAAAAATCCATTGCCGAAAGATGGGCGAAGCCCGGTGCGCGGATGTGGCAGCGATAGGGCTTGTTGGTGCCGTCGGAGACGAGATAAACCGCGAACTCTCCCTTGGGCGCCTCGACCGCCGTATAAGTTTCGCCGGCGGGGACATGATACCCCTCGGTATAGAGCTTGAAATGATGGATGAGCGCTTCCATCGAGCGCTTCATCTCGCCGCGATGTGGGGGAGTGACCTTGTGGTTTTGAATGACCACCGGCCCGTCCGGCATCTTTTCGCAACACTGCTTCACGATTTTCAGGCTCTGGCGCAATTCCTCGACGCGCACGAGATAACGGTCGTAACAATCGCCATGCTTGCCGACGG from Alphaproteobacteria bacterium includes:
- a CDS encoding NADH-quinone oxidoreductase subunit D — its product is YERVSGARLHSAYFRPGGVHLDLPAGVLDDIMKWAEKFPAFVDDMEVLLNENRIFKQRLVDIGVVSAKDAMDWGFTGPMLRASGVPWDLRRAQPYDAYAEMDFDVPVGKHGDCYDRYLVRVEELRQSLKIVKQCCEKMPDGPVVIQNHKVTPPHRGEMKRSMEALIHHFKLYTEGYHVPAGETYTAVEAPKGEFAVYLVSDGTNKPYRCHIRAPGFAHLSAMDFCSKGHMLADAVAILGSMDIVFGEIDR